One stretch of Gopherus flavomarginatus isolate rGopFla2 chromosome 2, rGopFla2.mat.asm, whole genome shotgun sequence DNA includes these proteins:
- the LOC127044876 gene encoding neuropeptide FF receptor 1-like, whose protein sequence is MDGPEMESEGRINKTISSLMSHKRNLTYLPYYQHSPPVAAIYIISYLFIFALCMVGNSLVCFIVLKNSRMRTVTNLFILNLAISDLLVGIFCVPTTLVDNLITGWPFSNGICKMSGLVQGMSVSSSVFTLVAIAVDRFRCIIYPFKSKLSLLKALNTIAVIWVLAITIMCPSAVMLTVVQIEDHYMVYNDNQSLAYPLYSCYEAWPNSEMRKVYTTVLFAHIYMAPLTLIMVMYGRIGVKLYRSSGPVSKHRVENHECCSAAVSRRKVKVIKMLILVALLFMLSWLPLWTLMLFTDYTKLDDDQIDLLTGYIFPSAHWLAFSNSSVNPIIYGYFNENFKRGFQAAFKFQVCSEEMGLHEVYSEKVKGSTSGFSARNKIFTDKESSDSICLKNLHAKAPCLVQNGQAQKQGLHLQDIDKITPLNKVCKAWDE, encoded by the exons ATGGATGGCCCCGAGATGGAGTCAGAAGGCAGAATCAACAAGACGATCTCTTCTTTAATGAGCCATAAAAGGAACTTGACATATTTGCCCTACTACCAGCACTCCCCACCTGTTGCCGCTATCTATATAATCTCCTACTTGTTTATTTTCGCCTTGTGCATGGTTGGGAACAGTCTGGTTTGCTTCATTGTGCTGAAAAACAGCCGGATGAGAACAGTCACCAACCTCTTCATCCTCAACCTAGCCATCAGTGACCTACTGGTTGGGATTTTTTGTGTGCCCACCACACTCGTGGACAATTTAATCACAG GCTGGCCCTTCAGCAATGGAATCTGCAAGATGAGTGGGCTGGTTCAGGGCATGTCTGTGTCCTCGTCTGTTTTCACGCTGGTGGCGATTGCCGTGGACAG GTTCCGCTGCATCATTTACCCCTTTAAATCGAAGCTCAGTCTGCTCAAGGCCCTGAACACCATCGCGGTcatctgggtcctggccatcacCATCATGTGCCCTTCTGCTGTCATGCTCACGGTGGTGCAGATTGAGGATCACTACATGGTGTACAATGACAACCAGAGCCTGGCTTACCCCTTGTATTCCTGCTACGAGGCCTGGCCCAACAGCGAGATGCGCAAGGTGTACACCACTGTCCTTTTTGCCCACATCTACATGGCCCCGTTGACCCTCATCATGGTCATGTATGGTAGGATTGGCGTCAAACTCTATAGGTCATCGGGTCCGGTGAGCAAGCACAGGGTGGAGAACCATGAGTGCTGCAGTGCTGCTGTCTCCAGGCGGAAGGTCAAGGTAATCAAGATGCTCATTCTGGTGGCCCTGCTCTTCATGCTTTCCTGGCTGCCCCTGTGGACCCTGATGCTGTTCACAGACTACACCAAGTTGGATGACGACCAGATCGACCTGCTGACGGGCTACATCTTCCCCTCCGCGCACTGGCTGGCCTTCTCCAACAGCAGCGTCAATCCCATCATTTATGGCTACTTCAATGAGAACTTCAAGCGGGGCTTCCAGGCAGCCTTCAAGTTCCAAGTTTGCTCGGAGGAGATGGGGCTTCACGAGGTCTATTCGGAGAAGGTGAAGGGCAGCACCAGTGGCTTCAGCGCTCGCAACAAGATCTTCACAGACAAGGAATCCTCTGACTCCATCTGCCTCAAGAATCTGCATGCCAAAGCCCCCTGCCTCGTGCAGAATGGACAGGCCCAGAAACAGGGACTTCACCTGCAGGATATTGATAAAATCACCCCTCTGAACAAAGTCTGCAAAGCATGGGATGAGTGA